The Calidithermus timidus DSM 17022 nucleotide sequence GCGCACTCAGGATGAGCAGGTTGTCGGCCTGGCCCGCGGCCAGCTTGGCCAGGGTGTTGGCGGTGCAGGGGGCGATCACCAGCAAGTCGGCGCCCTCGCCCAATCCGACGTGGACCACGTGGGCGTCGCTGTCCCACAGGCTGGCGTGGGCCTTGCGCCCGGTGAGGGAGGCGAAGGTCAGCGGCGTGACGAAGCGCTCGGCCCCCTCGCTCAGGACCACGTCCACCAGGGCCCCGGCCTGGGTGAGCTTGCTGGCCAGGTCGGCGGCTTTGTAGGCGGCCACCGAGCCGCTGACGCCCAGCACAATGCGCTTGCCCTGCAATGGATTCACCGGTTGAGCTCCCAGATGATGCGCAGGCCGTCGAGGGTCAGCCAGGGCGCGATGATCTCGATGACCGGTGTCTCCCGCGCGATGAGCTCCGCCAGGCCGCCGGTGGCGATGACCTTCATCTCGGGGCCGAGCTCGGCGCGGAAGCGGGCCACCATGCCCTCGACCAGGCCCACGTAGCCGAACAAGAGCCCCGACTGCATCGAGTGGACGGTGTTGCGCCCGATGGCCGCGGGGGGCCGCTGTAGCTCGACCTTGGGCAGCTTGGCGGCCCGCTGGAATAAGGCTTCGGCGGCGATCCCGATCCCCGGCGCGATGGCCCCGCCGAGGTAATCCCCTTCGGCGGTGATGGCGTCGAAGGTGGTGGCGGTGCCGAAGTCCACCACGCAGGCCGGGCCGCCGTAGAGCTTCTGCACCGCGGCGGCGTCCACGATGCGGTCGGCGCCCACCTGGGAGGGGTCGTCGTAGCGCACCCGCACCCCGGTCTTTACGCTCGAGTCCACCACCAGGGGCTTCTTCCCCAGGTATGCCTGCACGGCCTGGACCAGCGTCCCCGTCAGCGGTGGCACCACCGAGGCCAGGACCACCGCGTCCACCTGGGCGGGCGAGTGGCCGCTGAAGGCGAGCAGGTTGACCAGGCTGATGCCGTACTCGTCGGGCATGCGCTGGGGGTCGGTGGCGATGCGCCAGCGCGGCCCCAGCTCGTCGCCCCGGTACAGGCCCAGCGTGATGCTGGTGTTGCCGATGTCGATGGCCAGCAGCATAAAACCTCCTCAGACTCCCTCGAGCAGCACGTTATCGATCAGCCGGGTCTTGCCGAAGTGGGCCGCCAGGGCGATGAGCACGTCGCCGCCGAGGTGGGTGAGGGGTTCGAGGTTCTCGGCGTCGACGATCTCGAGGTATTCGAGCCGGCACAAGGGCTCGGCCTCGAGCATCCGCCGCATCCCCTCCAGCAGCACCGCGGCCTCGCGCTCGCCCTCCCGCACCCGGTCTTGGGCCCAGAACAAAGCCCGCGAGAGCACCGTGGCGGCCTGGCGCTCGGCGGGGCTGAGGTACACGTTGCGCGAGCTCAGGGCCAGCCCGTCGGGCTCGCGCACGGTGGGGCAGACGACGATCTCGAGGTCGAAGTTGAGGTCGCGCACCATCTTGCGCAGCACGGCGACCTGCTGGGCGTCCTTCTGGCCGAAGTAGGCCCGCTGAGGCTGCACCAGGTGGAACAGCTTGCTCACCACCGTGGCCACGCCCCGGAAGTGCCCCGGACGGAAGCGGCCACACAGCCGCTCGGAGAGCCCCTCCACCGTGACGTAGGTCTGGTAGCCCGCAGGGTACATCTCGGCGGCCTCGGGGTGGAACAGGAGGTCTACCCCGGCGGCTTCGGCCATGGCACGGTCGCGCTCGAGGTCGCGCGGGTAGCGGGCGAAGTCCTCGCTGGGGCTAAACTGCGTGGGGTTGACGAAGATGCTCATGACCGTGAAGCGGTTCTGCGCGCGCGAAGCCTCCACCAGCGATAGGTGACCCTGGTGCAGATAGCCCATCGTGGGCACCAGGCCGATGCTCCCGACCTGACGCTCCTTCGCCAGGACCTCGCGCAGCTCGGGGATGGTTCGGACCAGGCGCATTCAGACCTCCTTTTCCAGGGCCTCGAGCACGGCCTCGTCCAGGCTGAAGGAGTGCTGCTCGGTGGGAAAAGCCCCTACGTCGACGTCGTGGAGGTACTGCTGCACCGCTTCGGAGCACAGCCCGTGCAGATCCTGGTATTTACGCACGTGCCGGGGGTTGAAGCCGGGGAACAGCCCCAGCATGTCCTGCGTCACCAGCACCTGGCCGTCGCACCCCGGCCCCGAGCCGATCCCGATGGTGGGGACCTCGAGCCGCCGGCTGAGCCAGGCGGCGAGCTTGTGGGGCACGAGTTCGAGCACCAGCGCGAACACCCCGGCCTCTTGCAGCGCCAGCGCGTCCTGCACGATCCGGCGGGCGGTCTCGAGGGTCCGGCCCTGTGCGCGATGCCCGCCGAAGACGTGGACCGACTGAGGGGTGTAGCCCAGGTGCCCCATCACCGGAATCCCCGCCGCCCGGATGGCCCGCACACTCTCCAGCACCTCCAGCCCCCCCTCGAGCTTCACCGCCTTGCAGCCACCCTCCTGCACCAATCGGCCCGCCGCGCGCACGCTCTCGTACACCCCCAGGTGGTAGCTCAGAAAGGGCATGTCGGCGATCACCAGCGCCCGCTTAGCACCCCGCGCCACGGCCTTGGTGTGGTGCAGCATGTCCTCGAGGGTAACCCGCGTGGTGTCCTCGTAGCCCAGCACTACCATCCCCAGCGAGTCCCCCACCAAAATCGCGTCGACACCCGCCGCGTCGAGGATCTGGGCGGTAGGGTGGTCGTAGGCGGTGAGCATTTTCAGCTTGCACCCGCGCCGCTTGGCCTCGACAAAGTCGGTAATCTTGACCGGTTCCATAAACTCCGCCTAGATGTTACCCCAGCGCCCCTTTCGGCGATTCGCCCACACCCCGAGGCCCCCACGGGGGAACAATTGGGCTCGCGGTAAGACCGGCCGTGCTGGCAAGCTAATTAGGGGTGCAGCCCGGTGAACTCCAGTCCCGTCGTCTCCGGCCAGCCCATGCGCACGTTGAGCGACTGGATGGCATGGCCGGCGGTGCCCTTGACCAGGTTGTCGATGGCGCTGATGACCACCAGGCGGCCCGTGTCCTCCTCGAGCTCGAAGCCGATGTCGCAGTAGTTGGTGCCCTCCACCACGCCCGGGTCGGGGTAGCGGTGGATGCCCTTCCTGAGCTTGACCATGCGGATGAAGGGTTCGGAGCCGTAGACGCTGCGATAAGCCTGCCACACGTCGCGCTCGCTCCAGCCGTCCTGCAGGAAGGTCTGGGCGATCATCAGGATGCCGCGCACCCGGTCGGTGGCGACGGCGCTGAGGTAGAGCTCGGGCTTGCCGGGCAGGTTCTCCAGGATTTCGGCGGTGTGGCGGTGCCCGGTGGGTTTGTAGGCCCGGATGGAACCCGCGCGCTCGGGGTGGTGCGAGGCCAGGCTGGGCTCGGCCCCGGCGGCGCTGGTGGAGATCATGACGGTGGCGAAGATGGGCTTGGGGGCCAGCACCCCCTCCTTGATCAGGGGGTAGAGCCCCAGCAAGACGGCGGTGGCGTTGCAGCCGCAGCAGGCGATGTAGTTGGCCTCCCGCAGGGCCTCGCGGTGCAGTTCGGGGTTGCCGTAAACCCACTGCCCGACCAGGTCGGGGCGGGGGTGCTCCTCGCCGTAGTACTTCCGATAGAGCTCGAGGTCCTTCAGCCGAAAGTCGGCGGAGAGGTCGAGGATGACGGGGGCGAGGCCCCGGTACTTCTCGAACTCTCTGGCTGCGACGCCGTGGGGCATGGAGAGCACCAGCACGTCGCAGGGCTCGAGGGCCGCGGGATCGACGAACTTGAGGTTGGTGCGGCCCCGCAGGTTGGGGTGGACCAGGCTCACCGGGTCGCCCAGGTAGCGCCTCGAGGTCACCTGCTTGACCTCGAGGTAGGGGTGTCCCAGGGCCAGCCGCAAGAACTCACCCCCGGCATAGCCGGAACCCCCGACGATGGAAACGGTCTTCTTCTCGTTCATCACAGCTCCAGATGGTATGCCCAGCCAGGCTTCATCCTATCGCGCTTTGCTTTGGGGTCGTAGGCCTTAAGTCGTACGCTAAACCCGGTATCGTGAGGAAGGCACGGCCATGAAGCCCTCCAAGCTCTCCCACGCCGTCGGCTTCGACGACTTCCCCTTCCCCCGTGACCACCGGGGCGACGTGGGCGTGGTGGGGGCGGTGTATGCGGGGGCGCGCCTCGAGGGCGTCCTGCGGGGGGAAATCCGCCGCGATGGCCTCAACAGTACCGCGACCATCGCAAGGCTGGTGCAGCAGTCGAAGTTTGGCGCCAACCTCCAGCTCGTCTTCCTGCAGGGCATCGCTATGGCCGGGTTCAACGTCGTGGACATCCACCACCTGGCCGAGTTGCTGGAGCGCCCCGTGCTGGTGGTCACACGTCGGATGCCCGACCTCGAGGCCATTCGGAACACCTTGCTCAGCAAAGTGCCGGGCGGGAAGCGTAAGTGGGCCCTCATCGAGAGGGCGGGCATCCCCGAGCGGGTGGCCGGGGTGTACGTCCAGCGGGCCGGGTTGAGCCTCGAGCAGACCGAGCAGGCCATCCGGCGCTTTGCCCTGCACTCCAACATCCCCGAGCCCCTGCGCACGGCCCACCTCATCGCGGGGGGAATCGCCACCGGGCAGAGCCGGGCGCGGCCCTGAGTCACGAGCGGCGGATGCTCCAGGCGTACTCGAGGATCTTCCCCGGGATGTCCACACCCGTCGTGCTCACCGAGTTCTTGAACTCCATGGTGTGGTTGACCTCGTTGACCAACAGCCCCCGCTCGCTCTCGAAGAGGTCGATGGCGACCACGCCCCCACCCACCGCCTTAGCCGCCCGCACGGCGACGTCGGCCAGTTCGGGTGTGACGGGGCAATTCGAGGCCTTACCGCCGCGGGCGGTATTGGTGATCCAGTGCTCGCTAGCGCGGTAGATCGCACCGATGCAGGTGTCGCCCACCACGAAGGCTCGGATGTCACGGCCCGGCTTGTCCACGAGTTCTTGGATGTAGTAGAGCTGGTGCTGGTAGCCGCCCAGGACTTCCTTGTGCTCCAAGACGGTCTCGGCAGCATCGCGGTCGTTGATCTTGGAAAGCAGGCGGCCCCAACTCCCCACCACCGGCTTCATCACCACCGGGTAGCCCATCTCCTCGATGAGCTTCAGGGCTTCCTCAGCCTCGGTGGCCAGGGCGGTCCTGGGCTGGGGCACGCCGTGGGCCTCCAGGGCACAGCTCGTGGCCCACTTGTCGCCACAGACCTCGATCACCTCAGGCCGGTTGACCACCGGGATGCCCAAGGAGCTCAGGTAGCGGCTCACCGCCAGGCCCTTGCTCTGGCTCACCAAGCGCTCGACGGCAGCGCTCACGCCCTCGAGCTCGGCAGGGCGCTCGCCCAGGCGCATGGGAAGCTGCTTGGCATAGATCTTCTTGAAGGGGATGCCCAAAGCCTCAGCCGCCTTGAAGAGCATCTCCTCGTCGGGGCGGATACGGTCGTAAAGGATGGCTAGCATAGGGTTCAGGGGGATGGGTTTAGGGTGTCGGGCAGGGGCTTTGCGTCAGCCCTGCACCCGACACCCCTCAGCCTACTTTACTCCCCCCAGTCCTCGGCCTCTTCGGGGGCGGCTTCTAGCTTGAGGGGGTTCAGGCCCGTGACTTCCAGCTCGGCTCCACAGGTGTCGCATACCACCAGCTCACCCAGCTCGGGGTTGTCCAGTTCGATAGGGCTTCCACATTCGATGCATTCGGCTGACATGATTTTCCTCCTCCATCGTATTGCCAACAGCTCATGGCGAGGCTTTGCTATCGGCCATGAGCCATGAGCTTCACACTTCCTCTTCCTCGCCGATCTCCGACCAGTCGGGGCTAAAGGTATAGCCGCACTCCGGACAGGTAACAGCCTCGCCTTCCTCCTCGACTTCGATGGGGGTCTCGCAGCGGGGGCAGTCCACGAAGAAGGCCTCCTCCCCACCTTCCACCACCACCACTTCCACGGGGTCGAGCGACAAGAACTCGAGCTCGGCACCACAGTTTTCACACTCCATCACGTCGCCTTCCACGAGCTCGTCGTACTCCTCGGCGGGGATGTAAATCGGATCATGACAAGCGGGACAAATCACCTCGACCTCGTCCATACAAGCCTCCAAGCTCTCCCAGTTTAAGGCGTGCCTTCCCCCGGAAATTTACCGTACTTGCGGTAGTACTCGAGGATGCTGCCCTCCTGGAGGGCCTCGAGCAAGAAGGCGGGGGGCGGGGTGAGCCGGAAGGTCTCACTCCCCCGGCGCAGCACCCCCTGCTCAAACTCCAGCTCGACCTCGTCGCCATCGTTCAGGACCTCCACCACCTCGGGGGCCTCGAAGGGCATGATGCCGAGGTTGACCAGGTTGCGGTAGAAGATGCGGGCGTAGCTCTTGGCGATGATGGCCCGCAGGCCCAGCTTGCGCAGGGCTTCGGGAGCGTACTCGCGGCTGCTGCCCAGGCCCGTGTTTCGCCCCGCTACCAAGATGTCGCCCGGCCTGAACCCCTGGGCAAACTCGGGGCGGAGGTGGGCGAAGGCGTAGGTGTGAAAGCGATCCTCGCCCACCATGAAGGGGGCGTACTTGCCCGGCAGGATGTCGTCGGTGTTGATGGAGTCGCCGAATTTCCAAACCCTAGGCATGAGTCTCCTCCCTCTCGAGCGCCTCCGGCGTGGTGATGAACCCGGCCACCGCGCTCGCCGCCGCCACCCGCGGAGAAGCCAGGTAGATCTCGGCGTCGGCGGCGCCCATGCGCCCCTTGAAGTTGCGGTTGGACGTGCTGACGCAGACCTCCCCTGGCGCCAGTACCCCCTGGTGGCGGCCCATGCAAGGCCCACAACCCGGCGTTCCCAGCGTGGCCCCGGCCTGCAGGATGGTGAGGAGCGTGCCGTCAGCGGTGGCCTCCTCGAGCACCTGCGAACTGGCCGGGATCACCAGCATCCGCACGCCGGGCGCGACCCTGCGCCCACGCAGCACCTCGGCCACCTCGTGCAGGTCGTCGAGGCGTCCGTTGGTGCAGGTGCCCACGAAGACCTGGTCCACCTTCTTGCCCATCACCGAGTCCACCGTCTGCACGTTGTCGACGTAGAAGGGCACCGAGACGCGGGGGGTCAGGGCCGAGAGGTCGATCTCCACCTCGCGCACGTAGGCCGCGTCCGGGTCGGGGTAGAGCCAGCCGGGCACGTCGTAGAGCTCCAGGATCTCGCCGCTGGGTACCACCAGCCCACACTTGGCCCCGGCCTCCACGCTGAGGTTGGCCAGGGTCAGGCGCTGGCTGCGGGTGAGGGATTCGGCGCCGTCCTCGAGATGGATCTCCACGCTCATGTACGTCGCCCCGTCGGCGGTGAGGACCCGGACCATCTCCAGCGCCGCGTCCTTCGCGCTCACCGCGGGGTTCAGCCGGCCCCGGAAGGTCACCTTCACGCTCTCGGGCACCCGCAGCCAGGTGCGGCCCGAGGCTGCCGCCAGCGCGATGTCGGTGGCCCCCATCCCGCTGCCGAAGCAGGCCACCCCGCCGTAGGTGGTGGAGTGGGAGTCCGAGCCCAGCACGATCCCGCCAGGCAATGCCAGCCGCTCCTCGACGAGCACCTGGTGGCAGATGCCACGCCCCACGTCGAAGACCCGGCAGCCGTGGCGCTTGCCCCACTCCCGGATCTCCTTCTGCGCCTTGGCCACCTCCACGTTGGCCGCCGGGGCCACGTGATCGATGACGATGGCCACTTTCTCCGGGTAGCGGGGCGTGGCCCCGAGCTGCTCGAGCCGCTTGAAGAAGCTTCCGGCGATGGAGTCCACCACCATCACCTGGTCGACCTCCACCACCACCAGCTCACCGGCCCGCACCTCGCGCCCGGCCCGCTGGGAAAGGATTTTTTCGGCTAGGGTTAGGCCCATCTTGACCTCCTATAATCAGCGTATGCGTCAGTACACGGTCTTGGTCTATGAAGACCCCGGGAAGTGGCTCGCGGAGTTCCCCGCCGTGCGCATGGAGGCGAAAGCCGCCTAGGCCGGATGAGGTGACCCGCAAGCTCAAACAAGCCGGGCTCATCGAGCGCAGTGCCAAGGGC carries:
- a CDS encoding type III pantothenate kinase, whose protein sequence is MLLAIDIGNTSITLGLYRGDELGPRWRIATDPQRMPDEYGISLVNLLAFSGHSPAQVDAVVLASVVPPLTGTLVQAVQAYLGKKPLVVDSSVKTGVRVRYDDPSQVGADRIVDAAAVQKLYGGPACVVDFGTATTFDAITAEGDYLGGAIAPGIGIAAEALFQRAAKLPKVELQRPPAAIGRNTVHSMQSGLLFGYVGLVEGMVARFRAELGPEMKVIATGGLAELIARETPVIEIIAPWLTLDGLRIIWELNR
- the panC gene encoding pantoate--beta-alanine ligase — encoded protein: MRLVRTIPELREVLAKERQVGSIGLVPTMGYLHQGHLSLVEASRAQNRFTVMSIFVNPTQFSPSEDFARYPRDLERDRAMAEAAGVDLLFHPEAAEMYPAGYQTYVTVEGLSERLCGRFRPGHFRGVATVVSKLFHLVQPQRAYFGQKDAQQVAVLRKMVRDLNFDLEIVVCPTVREPDGLALSSRNVYLSPAERQAATVLSRALFWAQDRVREGEREAAVLLEGMRRMLEAEPLCRLEYLEIVDAENLEPLTHLGGDVLIALAAHFGKTRLIDNVLLEGV
- the panB gene encoding 3-methyl-2-oxobutanoate hydroxymethyltransferase, which gives rise to MEPVKITDFVEAKRRGCKLKMLTAYDHPTAQILDAAGVDAILVGDSLGMVVLGYEDTTRVTLEDMLHHTKAVARGAKRALVIADMPFLSYHLGVYESVRAAGRLVQEGGCKAVKLEGGLEVLESVRAIRAAGIPVMGHLGYTPQSVHVFGGHRAQGRTLETARRIVQDALALQEAGVFALVLELVPHKLAAWLSRRLEVPTIGIGSGPGCDGQVLVTQDMLGLFPGFNPRHVRKYQDLHGLCSEAVQQYLHDVDVGAFPTEQHSFSLDEAVLEALEKEV
- the argC gene encoding N-acetyl-gamma-glutamyl-phosphate reductase, with the protein product MNEKKTVSIVGGSGYAGGEFLRLALGHPYLEVKQVTSRRYLGDPVSLVHPNLRGRTNLKFVDPAALEPCDVLVLSMPHGVAAREFEKYRGLAPVILDLSADFRLKDLELYRKYYGEEHPRPDLVGQWVYGNPELHREALREANYIACCGCNATAVLLGLYPLIKEGVLAPKPIFATVMISTSAAGAEPSLASHHPERAGSIRAYKPTGHRHTAEILENLPGKPELYLSAVATDRVRGILMIAQTFLQDGWSERDVWQAYRSVYGSEPFIRMVKLRKGIHRYPDPGVVEGTNYCDIGFELEEDTGRLVVISAIDNLVKGTAGHAIQSLNVRMGWPETTGLEFTGLHP
- a CDS encoding DUF99 family protein, translated to MKPSKLSHAVGFDDFPFPRDHRGDVGVVGAVYAGARLEGVLRGEIRRDGLNSTATIARLVQQSKFGANLQLVFLQGIAMAGFNVVDIHHLAELLERPVLVVTRRMPDLEAIRNTLLSKVPGGKRKWALIERAGIPERVAGVYVQRAGLSLEQTEQAIRRFALHSNIPEPLRTAHLIAGGIATGQSRARP
- the lysX gene encoding lysine biosynthesis protein LysX: MLAILYDRIRPDEEMLFKAAEALGIPFKKIYAKQLPMRLGERPAELEGVSAAVERLVSQSKGLAVSRYLSSLGIPVVNRPEVIEVCGDKWATSCALEAHGVPQPRTALATEAEEALKLIEEMGYPVVMKPVVGSWGRLLSKINDRDAAETVLEHKEVLGGYQHQLYYIQELVDKPGRDIRAFVVGDTCIGAIYRASEHWITNTARGGKASNCPVTPELADVAVRAAKAVGGGVVAIDLFESERGLLVNEVNHTMEFKNSVSTTGVDIPGKILEYAWSIRRS
- the lysW gene encoding lysine biosynthesis protein LysW; protein product: MSAECIECGSPIELDNPELGELVVCDTCGAELEVTGLNPLKLEAAPEEAEDWGE
- a CDS encoding 3-isopropylmalate dehydratase small subunit (catalyzes the formation of homoisocitrate from cis-homoaconitate) — protein: MPRVWKFGDSINTDDILPGKYAPFMVGEDRFHTYAFAHLRPEFAQGFRPGDILVAGRNTGLGSSREYAPEALRKLGLRAIIAKSYARIFYRNLVNLGIMPFEAPEVVEVLNDGDEVELEFEQGVLRRGSETFRLTPPPAFLLEALQEGSILEYYRKYGKFPGEGTP
- a CDS encoding 3-isopropylmalate dehydratase large subunit → MGLTLAEKILSQRAGREVRAGELVVVEVDQVMVVDSIAGSFFKRLEQLGATPRYPEKVAIVIDHVAPAANVEVAKAQKEIREWGKRHGCRVFDVGRGICHQVLVEERLALPGGIVLGSDSHSTTYGGVACFGSGMGATDIALAAASGRTWLRVPESVKVTFRGRLNPAVSAKDAALEMVRVLTADGATYMSVEIHLEDGAESLTRSQRLTLANLSVEAGAKCGLVVPSGEILELYDVPGWLYPDPDAAYVREVEIDLSALTPRVSVPFYVDNVQTVDSVMGKKVDQVFVGTCTNGRLDDLHEVAEVLRGRRVAPGVRMLVIPASSQVLEEATADGTLLTILQAGATLGTPGCGPCMGRHQGVLAPGEVCVSTSNRNFKGRMGAADAEIYLASPRVAAASAVAGFITTPEALEREETHA